One window from the genome of Paenibacillus azoreducens encodes:
- a CDS encoding helix-turn-helix transcriptional regulator, whose amino-acid sequence MKIDRMLAMTVLLLNRGRISAKELADRFEVSTKTIYRDMDTLSRAGIPIAAYSGTSGGFEIMEQYTISRQFLTLDEIYSIFAAVKGVKAALDDQTLDGLLDKVETLLYRSRQEKEVGHSVSAELLFDLNPWGQGVNTRGKVSQLRQAIGQSRKVKLQYINMNGSDSEREVEPCRLILKGNVWYLQAYCLLREDFRSFRLSRIQEIDVFEAHFTPRKLPLQDTYDWKPEWSSDARKSTVRLLFSPLVRHRVWDTFAPDQISLYDDGSVCVEGEFSLDEWFYGMVLSYGGHIKIESPEFVAEEVVRRAQKILDLYSKPNNMVST is encoded by the coding sequence ATGAAAATAGACCGTATGCTCGCCATGACCGTGCTGCTCCTGAACCGGGGCAGAATCAGCGCGAAGGAACTGGCCGACCGATTCGAGGTTTCCACGAAAACGATCTATAGGGATATGGATACGCTAAGCCGAGCGGGAATTCCAATCGCAGCCTATTCCGGAACAAGCGGCGGTTTTGAGATCATGGAGCAGTATACAATCTCCAGACAGTTCTTGACCTTGGATGAAATATACTCCATTTTTGCAGCGGTCAAAGGCGTCAAAGCCGCACTCGATGATCAGACGCTGGATGGTTTGCTGGACAAGGTGGAGACGCTTCTTTATCGGTCGCGGCAGGAAAAGGAAGTGGGACATTCTGTTTCCGCAGAGCTGCTTTTTGATTTGAATCCATGGGGGCAAGGGGTTAACACAAGGGGCAAAGTTAGCCAATTGAGACAAGCGATCGGACAATCGAGGAAAGTCAAACTTCAATACATCAATATGAACGGAAGCGATAGCGAGCGGGAAGTGGAACCGTGCCGGCTTATTTTGAAAGGGAATGTGTGGTACTTGCAGGCATATTGCCTGCTTCGTGAGGACTTCAGATCTTTCCGCCTTTCCCGTATTCAGGAGATCGATGTATTCGAGGCCCATTTCACACCGCGGAAATTGCCGCTCCAGGATACCTATGACTGGAAACCCGAATGGTCTTCCGATGCCCGCAAAAGCACCGTCAGGCTGCTGTTTTCCCCTTTGGTGAGGCATAGAGTCTGGGACACATTCGCCCCGGATCAAATATCCTTATACGATGACGGCAGCGTATGCGTTGAAGGGGAATTTTCGCTCGATGAATGGTTCTACGGCATGGTGCTCAGCTACGGAGGCCATATTAAAATTGAAAGTCCGGAGTTTGTGGCTGAGGAAGTGGTCCGCCGGGCGCAAAAAATTCTCGATCTGTACTCGAAACCGAACAATATGGTGTCCACTTAG
- a CDS encoding GyrI-like domain-containing protein has translation MESNITHRPSAVLTGVSIRTSNQRESGPEGQIPALWEEYFRSGFQERQDLINPHLLYALYTEYESDVNGEYRLLIGHEVDRDHNRENAAETAYIPEAAYIKFTTQRGPFGQVVLQLWQEIWDYFRTSELKRAYTGDFELYDMRGFDPQNAIVDIYVAIQENR, from the coding sequence ATGGAATCAAACATTACGCATCGACCCTCGGCTGTCTTGACAGGCGTCAGCATCCGGACCTCCAATCAGCGGGAAAGCGGACCGGAAGGGCAAATTCCGGCTCTATGGGAAGAGTATTTCCGCAGCGGCTTTCAAGAGCGGCAGGACCTGATTAATCCTCATCTGCTGTACGCTTTATATACGGAATATGAGAGTGACGTGAACGGGGAATACAGGTTACTGATCGGGCATGAGGTTGACCGCGACCACAACAGGGAAAATGCGGCAGAAACGGCTTATATACCAGAAGCGGCGTACATTAAATTCACGACACAAAGAGGGCCTTTTGGTCAGGTTGTTCTTCAGCTGTGGCAGGAAATATGGGATTATTTCCGAACCTCCGAACTTAAGCGGGCATATACGGGAGATTTTGAGCTGTATGATATGCGCGGTTTTGATCCGCAAAATGCCATTGTGGACATCTACGTGGCAATTCAAGAGAATCGCTAA
- a CDS encoding BlaI/MecI/CopY family transcriptional regulator, translated as MDKMPKISESEWEIMKVVWREHPLTAEQIVQHLPQGTDWSDQTVRTFINRLMKKKALGYQKSGRSYLYYPLISEKECVRAESRSFLNRVFNGAAGLMMTNFLEETQLSDQEIERLQQILLEKQKKDSKDSSRS; from the coding sequence ATGGACAAGATGCCGAAGATTTCGGAATCCGAATGGGAGATTATGAAGGTCGTTTGGCGGGAACACCCGCTGACAGCCGAGCAAATCGTGCAGCATTTGCCGCAAGGTACGGATTGGAGCGATCAGACGGTCAGAACCTTTATCAACCGGCTGATGAAGAAAAAAGCGCTGGGCTACCAAAAGTCGGGCAGAAGTTATCTGTATTATCCGCTGATTTCGGAGAAAGAGTGCGTGCGCGCAGAAAGCCGCTCTTTTTTGAACCGGGTGTTTAACGGTGCAGCCGGGCTGATGATGACCAATTTTTTGGAGGAAACCCAGCTGTCGGATCAGGAAATTGAACGGCTGCAGCAAATTTTGCTGGAGAAACAGAAAAAAGACTCGAAAGACTCATCGCGGTCTTAA
- a CDS encoding M56 family metallopeptidase — MNIAESLFSWFVASTLMASAAAIVVLLVQHLFRGRISARLRHALWLIVLLRLVLPVLPQSPFSLYNAVPTLTDIKNAVSGFAFRLDKPAEKSENSLKETSYQSNYTTNEAKRDVSPPILFPQDAKPATEEGIERESHPAVRILAVVWLAGAAVLLGYNLMYWLRIRTKHKHLSRVTGPVILDIAEECRRLFSIKRPVDIYRDPNIQSPYIAGIFRPAVYLPELLDGEAISKRLLKHVIAHELAHYKRKDTIWNMLGSLVFAIHWMNPLVWFILRRMKADRELACDACALDALGEEEAVHYGMTIIGFLKRYSAGRSQPHLLYFKGLNGQKEMVRRIRMIQSFKKGSYKLSIMAVVLVLLIGTATLTNAQVSEAGSSAWVHAEDGGNETLFANERFRVYDNLEKGARVAPFKFKVPSLLPEGYSFSDMSIQFNDPPPSVRLGYVKAKISKFGGNFELRIAPGADLQKQYDRISKMEQDETDRKDNGKVIEKESLSLAGMDEGYKITIRMTAWKGQPERYYYIWRDQGLTYELSSYNLSSNEMEQMIASMKFPDAKINKIYVDNDYHGKILTYLYDTEDIRRAQELVGFKAAFPRMLPGDFAASGSYVSRKANFNHVENDEDSMRKLLQVSYSRGNGDRKNKADPGIRDVSFKQMLNGDMYQEMKRNGRVSFTRIDGERNNVKLKAIIIQGHEVLRTEPYKVDGELSSPNETNLVSYFWLNGKVCYQAVFQGQGPEEQKIVEYLMKPDR; from the coding sequence ATGAATATAGCCGAAAGCCTCTTTAGTTGGTTCGTTGCCTCGACGCTGATGGCCAGCGCTGCCGCTATCGTGGTGCTGTTGGTGCAGCATCTGTTTCGAGGACGCATTAGCGCGCGTTTGAGGCATGCGTTATGGCTGATTGTATTGTTGAGGCTCGTGCTGCCGGTCCTGCCGCAAAGCCCGTTTAGCCTCTATAATGCGGTACCTACATTGACAGACATAAAAAATGCCGTTTCCGGGTTTGCTTTCCGGCTGGACAAGCCTGCCGAGAAATCCGAAAACAGCCTAAAAGAAACTTCATATCAATCTAATTATACAACGAATGAAGCCAAAAGGGATGTTTCGCCTCCGATTTTGTTCCCGCAGGATGCGAAACCTGCCACAGAAGAGGGCATAGAGAGAGAAAGCCATCCGGCGGTTCGGATACTGGCGGTCGTTTGGCTGGCCGGTGCAGCCGTTCTTCTGGGTTACAACCTGATGTATTGGCTGCGGATCCGAACCAAACATAAACATCTCAGCCGTGTAACCGGTCCTGTAATCTTGGATATTGCAGAAGAGTGCCGCAGACTCTTTTCCATTAAACGCCCGGTGGATATTTACAGAGATCCGAATATTCAAAGTCCATATATTGCAGGCATATTCCGTCCGGCTGTTTATCTGCCCGAGCTGCTGGATGGTGAAGCAATCAGCAAACGGCTGCTGAAGCATGTGATTGCCCATGAGCTGGCTCATTATAAACGCAAGGACACCATCTGGAATATGCTCGGCAGCCTGGTATTTGCCATCCACTGGATGAATCCGCTTGTTTGGTTCATTTTGCGGCGAATGAAAGCCGACCGGGAACTGGCATGCGACGCTTGCGCCTTGGATGCGCTGGGGGAAGAAGAAGCCGTGCATTACGGCATGACGATTATAGGATTTCTCAAACGGTACTCCGCCGGGAGAAGCCAGCCGCATCTTCTTTATTTCAAAGGTTTGAACGGTCAAAAAGAGATGGTGAGGAGGATTCGAATGATTCAATCTTTTAAAAAGGGTTCTTATAAACTTTCAATCATGGCGGTTGTTCTCGTACTTTTGATCGGTACGGCAACGCTGACCAATGCGCAGGTGTCGGAGGCGGGATCGTCCGCTTGGGTTCATGCCGAAGATGGCGGGAATGAAACGCTGTTTGCTAATGAAAGATTTCGGGTATATGATAACCTTGAAAAAGGGGCACGGGTGGCGCCGTTTAAGTTTAAAGTTCCATCCTTGCTGCCAGAGGGGTATAGTTTTAGCGATATGAGCATTCAGTTCAATGATCCGCCACCAAGTGTCAGATTAGGGTACGTCAAGGCTAAAATAAGCAAATTTGGTGGCAACTTCGAGTTAAGAATCGCTCCAGGCGCCGATCTTCAGAAACAATATGATCGGATTTCCAAAATGGAGCAAGATGAAACCGATCGGAAGGATAACGGGAAAGTGATAGAGAAAGAATCCCTATCCTTAGCCGGCATGGATGAAGGCTATAAAATTACGATTCGCATGACCGCCTGGAAAGGGCAGCCGGAAAGATATTATTACATCTGGAGGGATCAAGGATTAACCTATGAATTAAGCTCCTACAACTTGTCCAGCAATGAGATGGAGCAAATGATCGCTTCAATGAAATTTCCCGATGCGAAGATAAACAAAATTTATGTAGATAATGACTATCATGGGAAAATCCTGACCTATTTGTATGATACCGAGGATATCCGGCGCGCTCAGGAGCTGGTTGGCTTTAAAGCTGCTTTTCCGCGAATGCTGCCCGGGGATTTTGCCGCCAGCGGTTCCTATGTTTCCCGTAAAGCGAATTTTAATCACGTAGAAAATGATGAAGATTCCATGCGCAAGCTGCTTCAGGTCTCATATAGTCGAGGCAATGGTGATCGGAAAAATAAAGCTGATCCCGGTATCCGAGACGTTTCGTTTAAGCAGATGTTAAACGGGGATATGTACCAGGAGATGAAAAGGAACGGCCGGGTTTCTTTTACGAGAATTGACGGAGAACGCAATAATGTTAAGCTCAAAGCAATAATTATTCAGGGTCACGAAGTACTGCGTACAGAGCCATACAAAGTGGATGGTGAGCTAAGCAGTCCCAATGAGACCAATCTGGTAAGCTATTTCTGGCTGAACGGCAAAGTATGCTATCAGGCGGTTTTCCAAGGCCAGGGACCGGAGGAACAAAAAATTGTGGAGTATTTGATGAAACCGGACCGGTAA
- a CDS encoding polysaccharide deacetylase family protein — MESNSSKQRGGLWKWLAILTVVTALIVFLLISADHLLFYQTRSAADSQRSRVEVPVLSYHSVNSKATNKYVVTPEQFREQMSALHDMGYKSINLRQFDALMKGKIKNTGKFILITFDDGYADNYKQAFPIMKKYGFTATMFAITNWMGSGSYATWNDLGELQKNGWDIMPHTRSHPDLPLLSSEEQTDEVAGSKQAIENHLHRKVNAMAYPYGLRSEETVKIVEKCGYDYAFTFEDGWTTSEQNPLLLKRLIVFGTDDLSTFRMKLQNRS, encoded by the coding sequence ATGGAATCTAATTCTTCCAAACAACGAGGCGGCCTGTGGAAATGGCTGGCCATTCTGACGGTTGTCACAGCTTTAATCGTCTTTCTTCTAATTTCGGCCGATCATCTGCTTTTTTATCAAACCCGCTCTGCTGCGGATTCCCAACGAAGTAGGGTGGAAGTACCCGTTTTATCTTATCATTCCGTAAACTCCAAGGCGACGAATAAATATGTCGTGACGCCTGAACAGTTTCGCGAGCAGATGAGCGCGCTTCACGACATGGGCTATAAAAGCATCAATTTGCGGCAGTTCGATGCGCTGATGAAAGGCAAAATCAAGAACACGGGCAAATTCATCCTGATTACCTTTGACGACGGATATGCCGATAACTATAAACAAGCTTTTCCGATTATGAAGAAATACGGGTTCACTGCCACCATGTTTGCCATTACGAATTGGATGGGCAGCGGGTCTTATGCAACTTGGAACGACCTGGGCGAATTACAAAAGAACGGATGGGACATAATGCCTCACACCCGTTCCCACCCGGATTTGCCGCTGTTATCTTCTGAGGAACAAACCGATGAAGTCGCCGGTTCCAAGCAAGCGATCGAAAACCATCTGCACAGGAAAGTCAATGCGATGGCGTACCCTTATGGGCTGCGGAGCGAAGAGACGGTAAAGATTGTGGAAAAATGCGGATATGATTACGCTTTTACCTTCGAAGACGGTTGGACAACGTCTGAGCAAAATCCGCTGCTGCTTAAAAGACTCATCGTTTTCGGTACGGACGATCTTTCTACCTTCCGGATGAAGCTGCAAAACCGTTCGTAG
- the yedF gene encoding sulfurtransferase-like selenium metabolism protein YedF, with the protein MSIDYTLDLRGESCPYPVIYTLETLQGMKKGELLQVIADCPAAFRNVPEEVVKHGYTLEKEPVKNGSELLFYIRA; encoded by the coding sequence ATGTCCATTGATTACACGCTTGATCTTCGCGGGGAATCTTGTCCTTATCCGGTGATTTACACTCTGGAAACATTGCAGGGAATGAAAAAAGGAGAGCTGCTTCAGGTCATTGCCGACTGCCCGGCGGCTTTCCGCAACGTGCCGGAGGAAGTGGTCAAACATGGCTACACCCTGGAGAAAGAACCGGTGAAAAACGGCAGCGAGCTGCTGTTCTACATCCGGGCATAA
- the yedE gene encoding selenium metabolism membrane protein YedE/FdhT, with translation MYRKAGVKNLFKKMFNQYWSPYIVMAVAGILSALYFGITKTVWAVTGEFTRLGGHMLEWFGVDISDWAYFKLIHMQGTTFSRTDGWIVWGMFIGALLMVLLNNNFKIRVPRQKRRLLQGLIGGFVAGFGARMALGCNLAAFFTGVPQFSLHSWIFIVATAVGTFAGVKIVSTSWWKGKPVLQKGNTAAIVKERKKIQPYIGGILALAYAGLIIYFYAEGKNMLGTAALFGAAFGILIERGQICFTSAFRDLWISGRATMTKAITLGMAVSSVVTLIIILVNGMDPITKIAAPSTVIGGILFGVGIVMAGGCETGMMYRLMEGQVVFLPVFIGNIIGATVLAYGWDHLGIYNSLVKMGKPINLIDTLGPAWALILTLVLLAAGFAIAVYWQKNYRFGVGFKKGETKHVH, from the coding sequence ATGTATCGGAAGGCAGGAGTCAAAAACTTGTTCAAAAAAATGTTCAACCAGTATTGGAGCCCGTATATCGTTATGGCCGTGGCAGGAATACTGAGCGCGTTGTATTTCGGGATTACCAAAACCGTATGGGCGGTAACCGGGGAGTTCACCCGCCTGGGCGGACATATGCTGGAATGGTTCGGCGTCGATATATCGGACTGGGCCTATTTCAAATTAATCCATATGCAAGGAACGACCTTCAGCCGAACAGACGGCTGGATCGTGTGGGGCATGTTTATCGGAGCGCTGCTTATGGTGCTTCTAAACAATAATTTCAAAATCCGGGTACCCCGCCAGAAACGCAGGCTTCTGCAAGGCTTGATCGGCGGTTTTGTCGCCGGCTTTGGAGCCCGGATGGCGCTTGGCTGCAACTTGGCCGCGTTTTTTACGGGCGTACCGCAATTCTCGCTGCATTCCTGGATTTTTATCGTAGCGACAGCAGTCGGAACTTTTGCGGGCGTCAAAATCGTGAGCACCTCCTGGTGGAAAGGCAAGCCGGTCCTGCAAAAGGGCAACACGGCCGCGATCGTCAAGGAACGCAAGAAAATCCAGCCCTATATCGGCGGAATCCTCGCCTTGGCGTACGCCGGTCTGATCATTTATTTTTACGCGGAAGGCAAAAACATGCTCGGCACCGCGGCCCTTTTTGGCGCAGCCTTCGGCATTCTGATCGAAAGAGGTCAAATCTGCTTTACCTCCGCTTTCCGCGATCTGTGGATCAGCGGACGCGCAACCATGACCAAAGCGATCACGCTTGGCATGGCTGTCAGCTCGGTCGTGACGCTGATCATCATTTTGGTCAACGGAATGGACCCGATCACCAAAATCGCTGCTCCAAGCACGGTCATCGGCGGCATTCTGTTTGGCGTCGGCATCGTGATGGCAGGCGGCTGCGAGACCGGAATGATGTACCGCCTGATGGAAGGACAGGTCGTCTTCCTGCCGGTATTCATCGGCAATATTATCGGCGCTACCGTGCTCGCTTACGGCTGGGATCATCTTGGCATCTACAACAGTCTTGTCAAAATGGGCAAGCCTATCAATCTGATCGACACGCTCGGGCCGGCCTGGGCATTGATCCTGACATTGGTGCTGCTGGCTGCCGGCTTTGCGATTGCTGTCTATTGGCAAAAAAATTACCGATTCGGCGTCGGTTTCAAGAAAGGGGAAACAAAACATGTCCATTGA
- a CDS encoding N-acetylmannosamine-6-phosphate 2-epimerase, producing MGDLYFEQIRGGLIVSCQALEDEPLHGGDTMAKMALAAEQGGAIGIRANSVHDIAAIKQATKLPIIGIIKRDYDDSEVYITPTLQEVQELMEARVDVIALDATSRPRPGGETLKELVSYMREQGQKVMADVSTIEEALYAESIGVSCISTTLSGYTHYSPQQKDPDFDLLREAVRKVKIPVIGEGRINTPEQAAFCLKLGAHAVVVGSAITRPKLITEKFAHAIRKTRDGQMH from the coding sequence ATGGGAGATCTTTATTTTGAACAAATCCGCGGCGGATTGATTGTTTCTTGCCAGGCACTTGAGGATGAGCCGCTGCATGGAGGCGACACGATGGCCAAAATGGCCCTCGCCGCAGAGCAAGGGGGCGCGATTGGTATCCGCGCGAACAGCGTTCATGATATCGCCGCGATCAAACAGGCGACGAAGCTTCCGATCATCGGCATTATTAAACGCGATTACGACGACAGCGAAGTTTATATTACGCCAACCCTGCAGGAAGTCCAGGAACTTATGGAGGCTCGGGTCGATGTTATCGCTTTGGATGCGACCTCAAGACCCAGACCTGGCGGAGAAACGTTGAAAGAGCTGGTATCGTATATGAGAGAACAGGGTCAGAAAGTCATGGCCGATGTTTCTACGATTGAGGAAGCTTTATATGCCGAGTCCATCGGCGTAAGCTGCATTTCAACGACTTTATCGGGGTATACGCATTATTCCCCCCAGCAAAAGGACCCTGACTTTGACCTGCTGCGGGAAGCAGTTCGAAAGGTGAAGATTCCGGTGATTGGGGAAGGAAGAATCAACACGCCCGAGCAGGCGGCGTTTTGCCTTAAGCTTGGCGCGCATGCGGTCGTTGTTGGCTCGGCGATTACCAGACCGAAGCTGATCACGGAAAAATTTGCGCATGCAATCCGGAAAACGCGGGATGGGCAGATGCATTAA
- a CDS encoding ROK family protein encodes MKGLEEGAKAVGIDIGGTSIKGIVVDGAGRILDQEKTPTEAKLGKERILANVKSLLDRLLGRHDDIYGIGIGTAGRVNVQTGEIVFATDNLPGWQGSNPKEYFEETFHLPVIVDNDANTALVGEAWLGAGKGAEDVTMLTLGTGVGGANMIGGKLFRGAHWNGGEWGHTILVPGGRPCNCGLHGCIEQYLSGTALVQLATEASGHHYVTGMEVLDDYLKGQPQIVGVIEQFTIRLAVVMNNIHVGLNPQVVILGGGLIDSKQIWWPLFAEKMADMKLNVDVRPAQLGNDAGAFGAAKLILEQLCSP; translated from the coding sequence ATGAAGGGCTTGGAAGAAGGCGCAAAGGCCGTCGGCATCGATATTGGCGGAACTTCGATCAAAGGCATCGTAGTGGATGGAGCGGGACGAATCCTTGATCAGGAGAAAACGCCAACCGAGGCCAAGCTTGGCAAAGAGCGAATTTTGGCAAACGTGAAGTCGCTGCTGGATCGTTTGCTTGGCAGGCATGATGATATCTACGGCATCGGGATCGGGACGGCGGGCCGGGTGAATGTGCAGACGGGGGAAATCGTATTTGCGACCGATAATCTGCCGGGCTGGCAAGGATCGAATCCGAAGGAATATTTTGAGGAAACCTTTCATCTGCCTGTAATTGTCGATAATGATGCCAATACAGCTCTCGTCGGCGAGGCCTGGCTGGGTGCAGGCAAGGGTGCAGAGGATGTGACCATGCTGACGCTCGGAACGGGCGTGGGCGGAGCGAATATGATTGGCGGTAAGCTTTTTCGGGGAGCCCATTGGAACGGCGGCGAGTGGGGGCATACGATTCTCGTGCCTGGCGGACGGCCCTGCAACTGCGGTTTGCACGGCTGTATCGAGCAATACTTATCGGGAACCGCATTGGTGCAGCTTGCAACGGAGGCATCGGGGCACCATTATGTTACCGGTATGGAAGTGCTTGATGACTACCTGAAGGGGCAGCCGCAGATCGTTGGAGTGATCGAGCAATTTACGATTCGCCTGGCGGTTGTTATGAACAATATTCACGTGGGATTGAATCCGCAGGTTGTTATTTTGGGCGGTGGATTGATCGATTCCAAGCAAATCTGGTGGCCATTGTTTGCGGAAAAGATGGCGGACATGAAATTGAATGTGGACGTCCGCCCGGCACAGCTCGGCAATGATGCAGGGGCCTTCGGTGCGGCGAAGCTTATTCTTGAACAATTGTGTTCCCCTTAA
- a CDS encoding GyrI-like domain-containing protein, producing the protein MEYKIIDKEAFAVIGSIREISVKDGNHLKEIPAFWQDCEQDGTLLKLGGLGEGKGMFGICMNFENEGRFHYMIGVESSADTAAMDGFVSRVIPASAWAVFTSIGPMPDAIQQVWRHIYQEWLPTGGYRHAGGPELEVYPSGDTTHDDYRCEVWIRVAKNE; encoded by the coding sequence ATGGAATATAAAATCATTGATAAAGAAGCTTTTGCGGTCATCGGCAGCATACGCGAAATTTCCGTGAAGGACGGCAATCATTTAAAGGAAATCCCGGCATTTTGGCAAGACTGCGAACAGGATGGGACCTTGCTTAAGCTAGGCGGCTTGGGTGAAGGGAAAGGCATGTTTGGCATTTGCATGAATTTTGAAAACGAGGGCCGTTTTCATTACATGATAGGGGTAGAGTCAAGTGCAGATACGGCTGCAATGGACGGTTTCGTATCCCGGGTCATCCCCGCCTCTGCCTGGGCCGTCTTTACATCGATCGGGCCCATGCCGGATGCGATCCAGCAAGTCTGGCGGCATATTTATCAGGAATGGTTGCCAACCGGAGGTTACCGGCATGCCGGGGGACCTGAGCTGGAGGTCTATCCTTCAGGCGATACGACGCATGATGATTACCGCTGCGAGGTATGGATCCGGGTTGCCAAAAACGAATAA
- a CDS encoding LysR family transcriptional regulator gives MNLHALRFLVKVAETGSVTTAAETLRVSQPAVTAQIKRLEQELGIQLWLPQGRGVALTDTGRMLALEAQKLFDLEHAIEERLDIIKLGKAGKLHIAATYLPANFLLPGPIADYKKSHPAVELDLTTTNSSHALDLLLHYKAEIAVIGGIHQEHPLLTKTPLLEDEMYFVVHPEHPLAGKDIPLADMLQEPFIYREEGSFSREQLLALCKIHHLPAPAIGLQMNGLHETIRVVMEGYGAAFLSALESEAFISEKRLAKVHVRDVKLKNPISVYSRKDPLSPAAELFRNLLINKKF, from the coding sequence ATGAATTTGCATGCCCTCAGGTTTTTGGTCAAGGTTGCCGAGACCGGAAGCGTGACAACGGCCGCAGAAACGCTGCGGGTAAGTCAGCCGGCGGTCACAGCGCAGATCAAACGACTGGAGCAGGAGCTTGGAATTCAGCTTTGGTTACCGCAGGGGCGCGGGGTTGCCCTTACCGACACAGGTCGCATGCTCGCTCTTGAGGCGCAAAAGCTGTTTGATTTGGAGCATGCCATCGAAGAACGTCTTGACATCATCAAACTCGGGAAAGCAGGTAAACTGCATATTGCGGCAACCTATCTGCCAGCGAATTTTTTGCTGCCGGGGCCCATTGCCGATTACAAAAAGAGTCATCCCGCGGTAGAACTGGATCTGACGACAACCAACTCGAGTCATGCTCTTGATCTGCTCCTTCATTACAAAGCGGAAATCGCCGTCATTGGCGGCATCCATCAGGAGCATCCCCTACTAACCAAAACGCCGCTCTTGGAAGACGAGATGTATTTTGTCGTACATCCGGAGCATCCTCTTGCAGGCAAAGACATTCCGCTTGCCGACATGCTTCAGGAGCCTTTCATATACCGTGAAGAGGGCAGTTTCTCCCGCGAGCAGCTTCTAGCCTTATGCAAAATACATCATCTGCCTGCCCCGGCCATCGGTCTGCAGATGAACGGTCTCCATGAAACGATCCGTGTCGTGATGGAGGGGTATGGCGCAGCCTTTCTTTCAGCCTTGGAGTCCGAAGCTTTTATATCGGAAAAACGGCTCGCCAAAGTACATGTGCGGGATGTGAAGCTAAAGAACCCCATTTCGGTGTATTCGCGAAAAGACCCGCTTTCTCCAGCGGCCGAGCTTTTTCGGAACCTGCTTATCAATAAGAAGTTCTAA
- the thrC gene encoding threonine synthase, producing MKMVCADCGYERSWMEYAIKCTCGGRLEIKQDFGGLDGEKLKALFQKRLAERVSVYASGVWRYKELILPELPEENIITKYEGNNGLYTSERIRRSMGIRNLYFKALSENPSGSFKDNGMTAAVSHGRYLGYSRFACSSTGNTSSSLAMYAAMGGASAYVFVPESGISMNKVLQTWAYGAQVIRFDGTYDDGISFLERKGKELGLYVCNSVNPLRIEGQKSIIYETAQYLNWELPDWIVIPGGALSNVSALGKGLEDLKQLGMIAKLPRIALVQAEGASPFHRMMAEGKDRLIPEPHPDTTASALKIGNPPSWPIARRVLQLCQGVTCSVTDEEILESKRRIDQAGIGCEPASAASLAGLNKLMREGTIDKEETALCMLTGNLLKDTDILRAQITETAIMTSPLTVEAVQRVL from the coding sequence ATGAAAATGGTATGCGCGGATTGCGGTTATGAACGCTCCTGGATGGAGTATGCCATCAAATGCACATGTGGGGGGCGGCTGGAGATTAAGCAGGATTTTGGCGGTTTGGACGGCGAGAAGCTTAAAGCGTTGTTTCAGAAAAGACTAGCCGAACGAGTGAGCGTATATGCCAGCGGGGTATGGCGGTATAAGGAATTGATCCTGCCGGAGCTTCCCGAAGAGAACATCATAACCAAATATGAAGGTAACAACGGGTTATATACATCGGAGCGTATTCGTCGCAGTATGGGCATCCGTAATCTCTATTTCAAGGCCTTAAGCGAAAACCCGAGTGGTTCCTTCAAGGACAACGGAATGACAGCAGCCGTTTCCCACGGCCGTTATCTTGGATATTCGCGTTTTGCTTGTTCCTCAACCGGGAACACATCTTCGTCGCTTGCGATGTATGCTGCGATGGGCGGAGCTTCCGCGTATGTGTTTGTGCCGGAGAGCGGCATTTCCATGAACAAGGTGCTGCAAACATGGGCGTACGGCGCTCAGGTCATCCGTTTTGACGGAACCTATGATGACGGCATCTCCTTTCTTGAGCGAAAAGGGAAAGAGCTTGGACTTTATGTTTGTAATTCCGTGAATCCGCTTAGGATCGAGGGCCAAAAAAGCATCATTTATGAAACCGCCCAATATTTGAACTGGGAGCTGCCGGACTGGATTGTGATACCGGGAGGCGCTCTCAGTAACGTATCCGCTCTCGGAAAGGGGCTGGAAGACCTGAAGCAGCTGGGGATGATTGCGAAACTTCCGCGTATTGCCCTGGTTCAGGCGGAAGGGGCGAGTCCTTTTCATCGCATGATGGCGGAAGGAAAAGACCGATTGATTCCTGAACCCCATCCGGATACGACGGCTTCAGCGCTAAAGATCGGGAATCCGCCCAGCTGGCCTATCGCGCGCCGCGTACTTCAGCTCTGCCAAGGCGTCACCTGCAGCGTGACGGATGAGGAGATTTTGGAATCGAAACGGCGGATCGATCAGGCAGGCATCGGCTGCGAGCCGGCGTCGGCAGCTTCCTTGGCGGGCTTAAACAAACTTATGCGCGAAGGGACGATCGATAAGGAGGAAACGGCGCTTTGCATGCTAACAGGAAATCTGCTGAAGGATACGGATATCCTCCGGGCCCAGATAACGGAAACCGCCATAATGACCTCACCCTTGACCGTGGAAGCTGTGCAAAGAGTGTTGTGA